GCCGCGGTCGACGACCTTGGTGTCGCCGGTCACGACGATCACGCCGGCGGCGCGGGCCGCCCGTTCCATCGAGCCCAGGATCCGGTCCAGCAGCGCCAGCGGCAGCCCCTCCTCCAGCACCAGGCCCACGCTCAGGTAGAGCGGGCGCGCGCCGCTCATGGCCACGTCGTTGACGGTGCCGTTGACGGCCAGGTCGCCGATGTCGCCGCCCGGGAACTCCAGCGGCGTGACCACGAAGGTGTCGGTGGAGAAGGCGACGCGGCCGGGCGGCAGCGTGAACACGGCCTGGTCCTCGAGCTTCGCCAGCAGGTCGTTGCGGAAGCGCGGCAGCACGTGCGCGTCGATCAGCTCGGCCGACAGCCGCCCGCCGGCGCCGTGCGCCAGTTGCACGGTGTCGTGGCCGGTCAGGGGCGCCAGGCAGGACAGGCCGTCGAAGTCGGGGGCGTCGCTCACGGGTTCCTCCGGTGGTACTTCCAGTAGGCGGCGCAGGCGCCCTCGCTCGAGACCATGGTGGCGCCCAGGGGCGTGGCGGGCGTGCAGGCCTTGCCGAAGGCGGCGCACTGGTCGGGCTTCTTCACGCCCTGCAGGATCTCGCCGCTGATGCACTCCCGCGGTTCCTGCGGCGCGATGTCGCCCACGTCGAAGCGCCGTTCGGCGTCGTAGGCGGCGTACGCGGCGCGCAGGCGCAGGCCGCTGCCGGGGATGACGCCGATGCCGCGCCAGGGGCGGTCGCAGACCTCGAAGACCTCGTCCACCACGGCGCGCGCGGCCGGGTTGCCGTCGCGCTTCACGATGCGGGCGTAGCGGTTCTCGACGCCCGCCTCGCCCCGCTCCAGCATCTCCACGCAGCTCAGGATCCCCTGCAGCAGGTCGACCGGCTCGAAGCCCGTCGGCACGATCGGCACGCCGAAACGCGCGGCCAGCGGCTCGTACTCCCGCCAGCCCATCACGGCGCAGACGTGGCCGGCGGCCAGGAAGCCCTGCACCCGGTTGGCGGGCGCGCCGAGGATGGCGGCCATCGCCGGCGGCACCAGCACGTGGCTGACCAGCTCGCTGAAGTTCGTCAGCCCCTCGCGCGCCGCCTGCCGCACCGCCATGGCGTTGCCCGGCGCGGTGGTCTCGAAGCCCACGGCCAGGAACACGACCTCGCGGTCGGGGTGGCGGCGGGCCAGCTGGAGCGCCTCGAGCGGCGAGTCGACGAAGCGCACGTCGCCGCCGCGGGACTTGACCCGCATCAGGTCGTCCCGCGAACCGGGCACGCGCAGCATGTCGCCGAAGGAGGTGAAGATCACGCCGGGTCGCGCGGCGATGGCCAGCGCGCGGTCGATCGTCTCGAGCGGGGTCACGCAGACAGGGCAGCCGGGGCCGTGGACCAGGGTCAGCGAGGGCGGCAGCATCTGGTCGAGCCCGTGGCGCAGGATGGCGTGCGTCTGGCCGCCGCAGATCTCCATGATCGCCCACGGGCGCGTCGCCGCCGCGGCGATGCGCGCCAGCAGCGCGCGGCACGGCGTCGGGTCGCGGTACTCCTGCAGGAACCTCACGGGAGCTTCCCGTCGCGGTCGGCGTCGTCGGCGACGTCCGGCAGGCTGTCGGCTTCGATCAGCTCGTTGAGTTCCGAGAGCGTGGCCAGGGAGGCCGCGGCCTCCGCCTCGTCGAGCACCTGCAGGGCGAAGCCCGCGTGCACGATGACCCACGAACCCTCGACGGCCTCGGGCGTGTAGGCCAGGCAGGCCGCGCCGACGACGCCGGCGTAGTCGATGCGGCCCATCGGCAGGCCGTTCTCCTGGTAGATCTCGATCACCTGGCCGGGTACGGCGAGGCACATGGCGGTCCTCCCGGGTGCGGGGCGCTGTGGCGAAGATAGACCACGGGGGCGGCCCCGTCCAACGCGGCGGGGGCTCACGCGAGCCCGGCCCGCGCCACGGCGGCCTGGCCGAGCGACACCGCCCCGTCGTTGGGCGGCAGTTCCCGCGGCAGCAGGGGTCGCAGGCCGGCGGCCTCCAGCCGCGGCGGCAGCAGGGCGGCCAGGATCCCGTTCTGGAAGCTGCCGCCGCCCAGGGCGACCGTGCGCAGCCCGGTCAGCCGCGAAGCGCGCCGGGACGCCTCGACGAGCAGGTCCAGCAGGGTGCGGTGGAAGCGCGCGCTGACCTCGGCGGCGTCCGCCCCGGCCCGCACGGCGGCGACGGCGCCGCGGATGATCGGCCCGCAGGGCAGCAGCAGGCCGTCGCCCGCCTCGTCGATCTCCCAGGCGAAGGGCCGGGCGGCTTCGACCGCGGCGCACGTGGTCAGGGCCGTCAGCTCGATCGCCGCCTGGGCCTCGTAGCGGACCTCGCGCCAGCCGCCGGTCAACGCCGCCACGGCGTCGAACAGCCGGCCGCAGCTGCTGGTGAGCGGGGAGTGGACGCCGCCGTCCACCATCCGCAGCACGACCGCCGTCTCCTGGTCCGCGAGGAAGGGCAGATCCGGCAACTCGTCGCCGAACGCCGCGCGCAGGTGGCTCAGCGCGATGCGCCGGGGGTGGCGGATCGCGGCGTCGCCGCCGGGCAGCGGCACGCACGACAGGTGGCCCACGCGCGTGCAGGCGGCCGCGTTCCCGGCGAGGATCTCGCCGCCCCAGATCGTGCCGTCGGTGCCGTAGCCGGTGCCGTCGAGGATCAGGCCGAGGGCCGGCTCCGGGTGCCCGTGCTCGGCCAGGACGGCGGCCAGATGGGCGTGGTGGTGCTGCACCGCGATCAGGCGCTTGCCGGCGTCGCGGGCCTGCTCCTGCGCCCACCGCGTGCTGAGGTAGCCGGGATGCAGGTCGTGGGCGATCGTCTCGGGCTCGCACTCGAGCAGCTCCTGCAGCGTGCGGACCGATTCCTTGAAGAAGCCGTAGGCCGCCAGGTTCTGCAGGTCGCCGACGTGGGGCGACAGGAAGGCGCGGTTCTCCTTCAGCAGGCAGACGGTGTTCTTCAGCTCCGGTCCGACCGCGAGGACCGGCGCGCCGCTCCCGCCGAGCAGCACCGGCAGGGGCGCGTAGCCGCGGCTGCGGCGGTGCAGGAGCGCTCGGCGGCCGACGACCTCGACCACCGAATCGTCCGCGCGGCGCAGGATGGCCCGGTCGTGCAGCAGCCAGGCGTCGGCGATGTCCACGAGGCGCGCGCGGGCCTCGTCGTCGCCGAGGCAGATGGGCTCGTCGCCGGCGTTGCCCGAGGTCATCACCAGCGCGCCGGCGCCGAGGGCCCGGACCTCTGCCAGCAGCAGCAGGTGCAGGGGCGTGTAGGCGAGCATCACGCCGAGCCGGCGGTGGCCGGGCGCGACGGCGGGGGCGAGCGCGGCGTCCGCGCGGCGCTCCAGCAGGACGATCGGCGCCTGCGGCGAGGCCAGCAGCGCCGCCTCCTCCTCGCCGGCGTGCGCCAGCTCCCGCGCCGCGTCGAGGTCCGCGACCATCAGCGCCAGCGGCTTCGCCTCGCGTCCCTTGCGCGCGCGCAGCCAGAGCACGGCCGCCTGGTCGTCGGCGCGCGCGGCCAGGTGGAAGCCGCCGAGCCCCTTGACCGCGAGGATGCGGCCCGCGATCAGCAGGCGGGCGGCTTCGCGCAGCGGGTCAGCGGCGGGATCGACGCCCTCGCCCTCCAGGCGCAGCCGCGGCCCGCAGGCGGGGCAGGCGTTGGGCTGGGCGTGGAAGCGGCGGTCGTGGGGGTCGTGGTACTCGCGGGCGCAGTCGGGGCACATCGCGAAGGGCGACATGCTGGTGAAGGGGCGGTCGTAGGGGATGCGCCCGATGATCGTCCAGCGCGGGCCGCAGTTGGTGCAGTTGGTGAAGGCGTAGCGGTGGCGGCGGTCGCCCGGGTCCAGGATCTCGCGGCGGCAGTCGGCGCACAGGGCGCTGTCGGCCGGCACGCAGGTCGAGGTGCCCGGCGAGTCGCGGCTCGGCAGGATGGCGAACCCCTCGGCGCCGACGGCGGGGACCGGCTCGGCGGCGACCGACTCGATGCGGGCCAGGGGCGGCGCTTCGGCCTCGAGCCGGCGGCGGAACGCCGCGAGACCGGCGGGGTCGCCCTCGATCTCGAGGATCACGCCCTCGCTGTCGTTGGCGACGTGGCCGGCCAGGCCGAGGCTCTCGGCCAGGTTGAAGACGAAGGGCCGGAAGCCCACGCCCTGCACGACGCCGTCGACGCGGAGCCGTTGCCGCTGCCGCTGCCGCGTCATCTCATCGCGCCGCGGCGGCGCGGCGGTCCCGCAGCCACCGGTACCAGCCGTCGAGCCCCTCGCCGCCGGTCGCCGACAGCTCCACGAAGGCCAGCGCCGGGTTCACGCGCCGCGCGGCGTCCTTGCAGGCCTCCACGTCGAAGTCGACGTAGGGCAGCAGGTCGGTCTTGTTGATCACGCACAGGCTCGCCGCGGCGAACATCGCGGGGTACTTCTGCGGCTTGTCGTCGCCCTCGGTCACCGAGATGATCACGACCTTGGCGTGCTCGCCCAGGTCGAACAGGGCGGGGCAGACCAGGTTGCCCACGTTCTCGATCAGCAGCACTCCGCCCGAGGGCACGGCCAGTTCGGCCAGCGCGCGGCGGACCATCTCGGCGTCGAGGTGGCAGCCGAAGCCCGTGTTGACCTGCAGCACCGGGGCGCCGGCGGCCGCGATGCGCTCGGCGTCGTTGAGGGTCTGCTGGTCGCCCTCGATCACGGCCAGGGGGATCTCGCCCTTGAGGTCGCGGATCGTGCGCTCGAGCAGCGAGGTCTTGCCGGAGCCGGGCGACGACACGAGGTTCAGCGCCAGCACGCCGCGGCCCTCGAACCAGCCCCGGTTGCGCTCGGCCACGACGTCGTTGC
This genomic stretch from bacterium harbors:
- the hypD gene encoding hydrogenase formation protein HypD, which produces MRFLQEYRDPTPCRALLARIAAAATRPWAIMEICGGQTHAILRHGLDQMLPPSLTLVHGPGCPVCVTPLETIDRALAIAARPGVIFTSFGDMLRVPGSRDDLMRVKSRGGDVRFVDSPLEALQLARRHPDREVVFLAVGFETTAPGNAMAVRQAAREGLTNFSELVSHVLVPPAMAAILGAPANRVQGFLAAGHVCAVMGWREYEPLAARFGVPIVPTGFEPVDLLQGILSCVEMLERGEAGVENRYARIVKRDGNPAARAVVDEVFEVCDRPWRGIGVIPGSGLRLRAAYAAYDAERRFDVGDIAPQEPRECISGEILQGVKKPDQCAAFGKACTPATPLGATMVSSEGACAAYWKYHRRNP
- a CDS encoding HypC/HybG/HupF family hydrogenase formation chaperone, whose product is MCLAVPGQVIEIYQENGLPMGRIDYAGVVGAACLAYTPEAVEGSWVIVHAGFALQVLDEAEAAASLATLSELNELIEADSLPDVADDADRDGKLP
- the hypB gene encoding hydrogenase nickel incorporation protein HypB, translating into MCDTCGCNQSPDAVTYRKPGGHDHPHRHGDTEHAHPHEHEHDHDHGHHHDHGHDHGHDHGHDHDHGGGRRLSVEQDILRRNDVVAERNRGWFEGRGVLALNLVSSPGSGKTSLLERTIRDLKGEIPLAVIEGDQQTLNDAERIAAAGAPVLQVNTGFGCHLDAEMVRRALAELAVPSGGVLLIENVGNLVCPALFDLGEHAKVVIISVTEGDDKPQKYPAMFAAASLCVINKTDLLPYVDFDVEACKDAARRVNPALAFVELSATGGEGLDGWYRWLRDRRAAAAR
- a CDS encoding AIR synthase related protein produces the protein MSDAPDFDGLSCLAPLTGHDTVQLAHGAGGRLSAELIDAHVLPRFRNDLLAKLEDQAVFTLPPGRVAFSTDTFVVTPLEFPGGDIGDLAVNGTVNDVAMSGARPLYLSVGLVLEEGLPLALLDRILGSMERAARAAGVIVVTGDTKVVDRG
- the hypF gene encoding carbamoyltransferase HypF, which codes for MTRQRQRQRLRVDGVVQGVGFRPFVFNLAESLGLAGHVANDSEGVILEIEGDPAGLAAFRRRLEAEAPPLARIESVAAEPVPAVGAEGFAILPSRDSPGTSTCVPADSALCADCRREILDPGDRRHRYAFTNCTNCGPRWTIIGRIPYDRPFTSMSPFAMCPDCAREYHDPHDRRFHAQPNACPACGPRLRLEGEGVDPAADPLREAARLLIAGRILAVKGLGGFHLAARADDQAAVLWLRARKGREAKPLALMVADLDAARELAHAGEEEAALLASPQAPIVLLERRADAALAPAVAPGHRRLGVMLAYTPLHLLLLAEVRALGAGALVMTSGNAGDEPICLGDDEARARLVDIADAWLLHDRAILRRADDSVVEVVGRRALLHRRSRGYAPLPVLLGGSGAPVLAVGPELKNTVCLLKENRAFLSPHVGDLQNLAAYGFFKESVRTLQELLECEPETIAHDLHPGYLSTRWAQEQARDAGKRLIAVQHHHAHLAAVLAEHGHPEPALGLILDGTGYGTDGTIWGGEILAGNAAACTRVGHLSCVPLPGGDAAIRHPRRIALSHLRAAFGDELPDLPFLADQETAVVLRMVDGGVHSPLTSSCGRLFDAVAALTGGWREVRYEAQAAIELTALTTCAAVEAARPFAWEIDEAGDGLLLPCGPIIRGAVAAVRAGADAAEVSARFHRTLLDLLVEASRRASRLTGLRTVALGGGSFQNGILAALLPPRLEAAGLRPLLPRELPPNDGAVSLGQAAVARAGLA